The DNA sequence GGCAAATGATGTTTCAGCAATCAAATGAGAAGTATTTGATATTTGATTCTTTTTCTCCAAGTACATGGAGCATTGCAATATGCAAATACTGAAAGTAGATAATGGAAGGTTGAAATGTGTAAAAGAAGATGAATGCTATATCAAAGAACACTTTTTATATTCTTCCTTTTTAAATATTATTCCTTCTGAGGAATTCCAAATCTCATTTTAAATAGTTTTGATGTGACATGTAACAAGACAAAAACAACTTGACAGCATCTGTTGATTATATCAAGATAAGCTCCTGGAAACATTCTCCAGCAAAAAGCAATGAAAACTTAATAGACATGAAACAACAGGTGAAAAATGCATCTGTGAAATAACAGGGATTTAACTTACTGTGGTCTACCAATTTAGCTGACACAAGCAGAGACTGGAAACAAAAATATGGCCATTTACCGACAACGTCTAGATGAGCAACTTATCACATAAATAGGAAAGATGAAAAAGATAGAAGATTGCATATTAGACCTTGACATAATAGGGAATGGCAACTTACATATTCTAGAATGATGACTACTAAACTTCGTTAGCTGCAGCAAAGATGTGTGGCTAGAAACCGGTAGGAACTGGGATGATTGACACAAACATTACGAAGTatccagaaaaaaaaaggagaaaagtatttTGAATCAATCATTTCAAAACAATTAAAATAAAACTATTTCAAATCAGGTTGCACCTGTTGGAAGATCATGGACACAAAACATAAGAGATCTTACAAGAACATCAAACTAAGCGGATGGAGACACCTAGTAGTGTGTGCACCCGGTATAGGAGCTTTGTCCGGATATTCTAAGATTTGAAGTTTTGGACATGTTCCATTGATGTCACATAAACTGGATAGATCTAGATCTTAATCTTCAAGATATGCATTGCTTTGTTTGACACAGAAAATTTTCTCAATTCAACCTATTCGACAACAATCAGTAAAGTTCAAGAAACCCAGAAGAAATCTAAAACATTCTCGAAATCATCTTCCACATATATAGTCAGAGGACTTATAGTCAATCAGCTATTTAAAAATTCACATAGTGGACCAAAAAATTTCAAGAGTATATTGCATACTGCCATCTTTTGACCACTTGACTACTGGTACCAGAAAAACCAGATTATTAACATATTCTAATCCCTCAAAAGGGGAAAAAGGACCTTCTCTGCCACAAACACGTTCAAGACATagattatttttttaagttttaaacTGACAAAGAATACCTTTTCTGCAGACTGCAGAGCTTGACACAAAGCCTGAGCTaggacaaaacaaaaaaaaaattaagtggaGCTGTGGAGTCCAGACTACTGCAAACAGAATCTGGAAATTCACGAGAATTGTCAGACCAATTTGTAATACCCCACATCAACAAGAAAGTAGATTCAGAAAGAAAAGCTTCCAAATATTCCAGCACTGACTGTAAGATATTAATTGGTCTACAGACCCACAAAAGATTTTCTTTATCTACTTTCCATAGCCTACAAAATGAAGATGGCCTGCCAATGGGCAGGGAAGTCTAAGGAGGGTAAATAAACACAGTTTTGCCTCTATAGTCAGAAAGATCGTTTGAATGATTCAGACCCTGGTTCTTCCGTAATCCGTAGTCCACAGGTTGACCAAAATGGTTGTGAATGAAAAGTATTATATCCTACACTCATCCGTGTTGTTGTCTTTTTATTAACTTAGATGGAACTGTGGAAGTTTAGAGTCTGTGTCATCTTAAAGAATTTAACCAAATGAGATTTTGGTTAAACAACCAAGTGAGATGAAATTTAGCTTAATGAAAAAAATCTCCCTTAATCAATCATGATCAAATTCCAAATGACATAATCATCCAGCAAACAGGATTACCAGATCAAAATCCTGATTCCTAAAAAGAGACATATAACCATTTCAATGTTGAAGTAAAAAAGTCTAGGTTAAGGTACCTATTGCCAAGAGAGTCAGTGTCCATCGGTAGCCGAGATGAACTAGCACCACCACCAAGGCATGAATTCTGCGCATTGCTCGGACCTGCAATTGACTGCAGGGTGATGCTCCGGAGGCTTCCAACACCAGTTCCGCCGGCATTGCTTCCAGAGGGAGAGAGGGATGTCAAAGTCGATGATGAAGTCTGAGATGGGGAGACAGTTTGTGATTCCACAGGCTTTCTTGAACGGTTGCGGCCTCGGTGCATGTGACGCTCGCAATACTTAGAACCAGGGTATGCATCCTTGGAGCAGCGCCACTTCTTTCCATCAGTCCGACGGCACCGCCCGGGTTCTGGGTCCGGTTTCTTCCCATAGTAGGAATAGTAACTCACTGAATTCAAAACGAAGACAGCCATCCAAAATTATATGAAGTAACAGCACAAGAGGTAACTGTACCAAACAGGGGCTGCATAGAGAACAACTGTCAAATAAAAGGGTAAGTCTGTAGCTGATCAAAATGTCAATGAAAATCGAAGACAGGGTATAAAAGTTCTCATAGTCCACAAAAGCTACACAATAGAGTTGAGGACCGAAAGAACAGACAACCCAAAAAATGCCACAGGATTAGCAGTTCCTGAAGCCACAAGGCAGTGGAAGAAGATAGAGTAGAATATGGATTGACAAGAACTTCCAAAATGCTTTCCGTATGCAACTTCAACTTGTCATTACCATTTTTTTCCCACCAAACTAAAATTCATCGTTTGCAGTGATAAAAGAACAAATCCTGGCTTTCCAACCTAGCAATAAAGTGATTTAAAGAAAGCAGTATAAACAACAAGAGACTGCAATTATAACAACAAGATTACGTATTCTAAGCTAAAAAGAACCTTCACATAATCCAACAAAAAAGGGCAAAATGAACAAGAAATACATAAAAAGTCGACAACTTATGGAACGCAAATCCcatcagaaaactcagaaaccactGCCAATGATCGCCAAAAACTGTAGCAACATCGTAGCcaaaatatccaaaaataaacTCATGTAAGAGCTAAAAACCGAAAGTAAATTGATTTGGCAGACGATAAACCCCCGATGCAAGAAAAATACCCACCTCGACACAAACCATGATCATAAAAACTTCCAAAGAAAACGCCTAGCAACAGCAAAATGGAGAAGCCAGAACAAAAAGACAATAACTTGGCGTcggcctcttacgcgaagggtggTAGTATCGTCCGGGCAAGGCCTCGAAGCTCCTCCTTATGGGAATGATAAGCTCCGGCGGCACGGGAACGCCCGCCATTAGGTACTTTAAGATCAGCGCCTGGTGCTCCAGCTCCTGCCACTGTGTCGCCGTGAACGGCGGCCGGCACCCGACCGCCGCCGCGGCGGCCGCAAAGCTGTTCATCGCGTAAAGAGGGACAAGAACTAGCGAAGGAccgagaagaaggagaaaaagaagaagaaaaagacgaCAAAGAACCCCCCTCGTTCTCGAGCTCACTCACGGCCGAGGGCGCGACAGACAGTCGCGTCCTCCGCCGCTGCGGGGAACCCAGAAACTTTCGCCATCACCGTGTGGCTGAAATGTTGCGGTGGAGAGAGACGGTGGCAGTGTTTTTATAGGGCAAAGGACCATGGCAATGTCCCGAGGCCCAACACACAAAACACTCAACTTCGAAGGACTAAATCGAAAAAACGTATCCACGCCATGACCCGACTCGAGTCCGATCCGATCCGTTCGGACCCAATCCCCCCCACCCGACCCGACTCACATCCGTTGGCGGACCGGACCAAAATTTACCGTCTTGTATGACCATAGTGGTTGCATCCTTTAGCTCAAATAATTGAGCATGGCATGTGGGTTTTATGACTCCCCGAGTCGAAGGAGGCCCACATCTTTTGGTGCAGTACACAACTACGAACTCCACCTTAGCCAACTCGGAATCTTCAAGCTCAGTAACTTTTTGTTGCTTTTTCCTGTGTTACCATGGAATCAAAGGTGGGTGCAATGATGAGGGTTATGAGGCATGACTTGTGCGACACTCCTTCGATTAAGGATGTTAGATGAGGGTCCTTTTAGCTGTGTGTGGCTTTAGGGTTCAATGGCGAAGGGAAGGGAGGAGTCCCCACAGCGAGCTGCTGCTCCTTGGCATGACAGCAAGTGCATGTGATGGGTACGTCCGCGACCGGCCCAAAAGAGAACTGCTGCTTAGGTGGTATGTAGATTTCAGGGACCATCACTTGTCGGTAGTTGAGAGGCTGATAAGGAGAGATGGAGGAGCAGTACGCTGctgtgagcgagagagagagagagagtcctgtGTGCAGCAATTGTGTATGTGCAATCTTATGAGCACAGTGAGGAACAGTGGCTTTGTGTGCCAGCAATTACGTAGTAATGCTAATCTACATGTATTCTCTCACTGCCTGCGAGATAAGTAGGAAAAGGAgaagcacatatatatatattagacgaGCCAAATGTGACTTTTCTCAGATCCTTTTTTCTCACTTAATTTCTTGGAAGAATcccataaataattattttttagggttttttttttaaattatcccTCATTTTTAGAATGTattaatgatataatatttttgatttgaAAATTAATCACTTATCTTTTTTCCTCTTTCCTTTTATTCTTTTTTGACACTGTATTTCCAGTAATATCATGAAAATACCATAATGCagtaaaataaatattatgttataatatatatatatatatatatatcatgttatttttaataatattttttaaaaatatatattggggagaaaaaaaaataaaaaaagttattggaaaaaacccaatatttttttttttgttattgggcaattaatttaaaaaatgtgGCAGAACAAAATGAATACATGGATCTGACATAGGAATGGCAAGTCACAATTAATTGAAGAGGATAAGATGGTCATGGATTAGGAGTTCCCAGTGACAGAGATTTCCAGGCAGGCAAGGAAACACCAAGAAGGGGGGAGGAAGACAACCAAGAATCCAACAAGAACATAGCATTTACTTCACTGTTTGGAGTCAGCTGAGGGATAAATGTAACTCCTCTTCTCACTAATACACACATATATAAAGCTAAGAAAGGCATTAAATGCAGAACTGTTCCAATTAAAACCAGGTGGGCTCCAGAGACTAATGTTTGGATGCTCACATGACTTGCATGAGTGAAAGAGATACTGTTGTCTCAATCTAAAAGCCTCTACCTTGAGATATGCATCCacaaaaccccccccccccccccctttttttttgctCCTTGGGGAGAAGAGATGCCCCCATCCAATGACTGACTGATTACTTCCAAGAACTTTCAAGTAAGTCATTTGAGTTTCCCTGCAAACTGCAGGCAAACTATGACCAAAGAAGAAACACCTCCAGGTTTCAATAGCCAACTGATCTGAGATATGGGCCCAAATAGGCAGGTGGTTTGGCATGACAGAACTAGTTCAGTCTGAACAAAAGGCTGCAAGAACACATAAGAAGTGGACACACACACACTCAAAGTTTAGATATTGTAATCCATTCCATCACCATGTGTGCCATGCTCATGCAGCATGCTTCAGGAGCTAACCAGTTGGGCACCAGCAGTTATGAAGAACAGAGGCTGTGCCTAATCCATCACAAGAGATGGCTGAGACATTGTTCATGATCTCTGCAAGTTCATACACTGATTCCACAGCCTACAATCAAGCAATTCCCCTGATGTGAGTCATGAAAAGTGTACATGAGTTCtgaaaaataaattcaaactcataaaaaaataacataattttaggatgaatcctcagaaaaaaaaaaaatttcggttTGAGGTTTTTTCTTTTAGCCTTTTGTTTTCCCTACCAGTGTACTTActttttttatattcttaaaaTACTGCTGATGGATAAGCTAAAAAACTCTGTATTGGATCAATTCATAAAGTAAATCAGACTTTTTAGAAATGAATTCTAATATAGAAATGACTTCTTACCAAGCAAAGAAATCTGAAAATTAAAGTTTAATTATTCAATAAATACTCTATGTATCTCTAAATCTTGATCTGGAAAGagaaaatattattagatttttCTCTAGTAACTCCAAAGAGAGTGAGagaaaactttctctttgaacaGATAGATTTGTGGTTGAGTTGAATTTCAACTCAAGGGTATTTGTAATTGATAttgtataataataattttagtttTCTTTGTAAATTGTTTTACAATTTTCTTTCTTAGGATTACATGTTTTTGGCATTTTCACAAAAATATTTTAACTGAATCCATTCATATCATGGATCGGTGCagaaatatatcttatcaaaagTATTTTTTAGACTAAGGAAAAGATTTTTAGATCACAGAAAAGACTAAAAGCCAAAATGAGAAACTTTTCCTAAAAATTCACCCAGCATTTTAGGTGTAAGTTAaggtctgaaaaaaaaaaaaagcatctgtGCAGTTCTTTGTgtttctttctctttattttaTGTTATAGTTGTTACACTTAACTTCAGCAGCTCACTGATCCCTGCAAACAAATGCAAAAatagagaggaagaagaactaaaaggaaaaaaaaagttatttcCATAAAGTacataattattaataaaaaagttAGTGGAAAAATAACACACAACAACTAAAAGGATTGCTAGAAAATAAATAGCTAGCTTAAGTCAATACATCATGGTGAATAGACTTGTTGTCTGGAATGTATTGTTAACAATGGAGGTCTGCTATTAATTCTTCCACGTAATCAAAGCTGTTGAATGCTAAAGAAGATATGAAGTTATTGAAAGCACACCATTTAGAGGCATATGAGTGCTTAAAGATCTGCCAGGTGAAGAACTCACTCtaactaaagttttttttattagCAAAAAATTTTATATGGTATCTAACACCCAAAAATTCTAGGATCAGACCAACTTGATTTGGATTTGGCTGTAAATCAAGACTATCTTAAACAAATCTATTTAGTCTGAAGTAGCCCAAATTTATGATGAAATTAGGCCTATACtttgaaaagattaaaaaaaaaagacttgttAGAGCAAATGACATAACTGACtttttttcatttaaaaatattttttatttaaaaatatataataggtTAGCTATGTCACAGgtttaaaaatatatcatttcaGTTAGTCTAAAGACATTAAGACCCGTAGTCTTATGAAGTAATACAAACAAAGTGTTTGAGGTTCTTGTTTAATGATCTTTGATGCGATTCTTGTTTTATAATGTTTTTGCTTCATGTTATCACCATGCAACACTCAAAATATTTTTAGCTGTATGGGGTATGAAAAATGACCTAAAACAGTATTATTCTTGTATACCACAAAATGATTTCTAGTTGCAGCAAAATGTAACATCTTTAGCATACTCATTTTTTACTTCACAAAAGTGTTAGGTGAATATTGGACCTATATCTACTTTCAGGATCCCTTTGTGTGTGCTCGTTCGTCTCATTTTTTAGATATGTTCATCTCATTTTTTACATCGCTAAAGATGATACGTTTATCTCATCTTTAGCGACGTAAAAACTAGTTGCTTTGGATCCTGATTatcttatttttttcatttgCAACAATGATAAAATAGTTATACGTTTGTCATTCTAATATTTATTTTGCTTAGCAAGTCCTTTGTGAACTATACGAGATTAAGATCTAGACTGATCCTTATGAACTAATATAGCTTAGGTGTGCCTTAGATAATCCCAACCGAAGACGTGACAGAGGGTCAATCCAACCGGTCACACTGAACTACTTCTAACATCATATAAGTTACTAATAGTCAAattaatttcatatttgaaaagaAGCTTATAGAAAATAATCAAATTTtatgaaagatatttttatatCAAAGTATTAGAGTATTTAAACTAATCACTCATTTTCAAACCTGTTGGACCCATTCATTTAAACCTATAAATAAATAAtgtttaatataaataatatattttttaaattaataaacttataaaaattataaaaaaaaaattataataaaatattataaaactaattatataaatattattttttatataaaaagataaacatatatttttattcgtgaataaTTAGATACCATTTTGATAAAAGATAATAACCGaagattatttaaaattatatgagCATGTCTGGTGAGACCTCCGGATGTGATAATTTGAGAacatgaaataattaatattaatggtagataaaagaagatataaaaagattttaataaaaattataataaagatttaaatattttaaatttaactaaacatataactttttatcgatttcacaaaaaaatatctaatcaatcctaaatagttaaaaatttatgattgttattgttgttattatatatattattataatatattcatatatcttaaattttatataattttacattatttatttttattaatttaattatataaaaatatatattattcataTTTATTAATACTATAACATTACTTTAAGTCGGttctgatgaggatagtaattatgataagactcggctgacgtcagctgacgcctcacgcaacagcacctggtcaatgcagaccggaacgtcgaccgaggcacattaacatcctgccaaagcttaacttttcacgccacgccaacacaaagtcagacattactagcctgccccctgcaagcgggcagctcaggaagtagtaaacttccctataaataccctctcgttcatcagaaagAGGGGGGGAGagacagacacacaaaaacacttcttcatttgaaaccccctccacatcagctaacttgatcgtcggagggttcGGGCCGAGCAACTCGGcttgacctttgtgcaggtgcgaagccgaaggtcccatcCGAACGCAcaggcgaggagttcttgcccggaggagacggctacaccgtcccgatcggacaccgcacccgatcgcctcagcgggctcgaggaacgccctagggagatccccgtcgtttggacccgaaccgagccgcgtcggccccgaggccacggctcaaagttgtttcccacaacagattggcgctagaaggagggcccggaatgtcgggtgaccACCCGAGCGGCTTAGATGAGCCCAcggctgagaggtcacacccgaccgAAGCCTCAGGGGAACCtcccccgcacggagaccatcgtgacgaacaccctgccacgacctccgaacgatattggcgaatattcaatgacccgggcttgCCGTCGCCCGGTGGTGCCCCAGCCGACTCAACGCCCGTGTCATCCGAGGtctttcaggacctcgctcttcaagtccgagctctgacgggtatggtgcaaaccattatcccgctcattCCTCGTCCGCTGCACCCGTCGGCAGCCCAGTCGCTACGGCAACGAGAGCTGCCCGGTTGGGTCCACACGCCAGCTCCTGAGCTCCCTACTTTGCCTCGGGATCGATCGGCCCCACTAGGGAACCCAGCAGCGGCCGGCCCGAGGAGCCACTCGGAACCTGAGGCGCTATCTCCGGACtcaacggactccctgcgagcccagctacGCCTTGTTAGTCAGCGGCTCAACGAAGTAGAGGAGGACGTTCACAgatcaaagggagagctcggggtggaCACACATCAAGGGTCTCCGTTCGCGCCCAAGATACGAGATCAGACGGTTTccccgaacttccagctcccctctttggacgcatatgacggctccaccgacccagcggaccacgtggccgctttcaGTGCCCAATGTGCGGAGCCTCTGACGCTTTGATGTGCAGTGCGTTTCCCACGATTTTGAGGGGGCCAGCCCACACGTGGTACTGCAATCTAAAGACCGGGACAATCGCTTCCTTCGATCAGCTCGTCAaagacttcgagctcaacttcctggcctATTCTCGGCCAAAGCCGTCCGTTGTGCTGCTCCtcagactcaaccaaagggaggacgaacccttctcccattttgtgaatcgctttacaaCACAAATTCGGGGGTGGCCAAacgctcatccctctctgttggtgcaggcgtttatgataggcctgcgaccttccagattcctttggtccctcgtggagcgaccccccaccacggtgccagatatgctccagcgggctaaccagtacatcgcggcGGAGGCCTGGGTAGCCATGAGGAGAAGCGGCGACTTTCGGCAACAGAGGTCAAGCACCCGTGGTGGCTATCCGATTCTTCCTGAGTCCGCCTCTGCTCGGCTTGCCCgactgagttgtgctcctcggctgcgtgttgcccgagaccacgcctgcgtggccagctcgcctgcgccgtgctcctcgactgcgtgttgcccgagaccacacctgcgcggcctgccctcctgtgtcgtgctcctcggttacatgttgcccgagaccacgcctgtgcgtcctgcccgcctgcaccgtgctcctcgaccgcacgTTGTCCGAGACCACGACCTTTGCTCGGCTTCCCgactgagttgtgctcctcggctcttcagcCCCATGACCCGAGACATGCCtgtgcggctagcccgcctgcgtagtgctcctcggctcctcgacccaatgacccgagacacacctacgcggtcagcccgcctgcgtcgtgctcctcggctcctcggccccatgacccgagacacgcctgcgcggccaacccgcctgcgtcgtgctcctcggctcctcggccccatgccccGAGACCGCGCCTATGCGTCCAGCCCGCCTgcgacgtgctcctcggctccatgctccctaaGACACacttgtgcggccagcccgcctgcgtcgtgctcctcggccccatgacccgagacacgcctgcgtggccagcccgccttggctccatgctccccgagaccacgtctgcgcggccagcccacctgaaggTTGaacccatgcctcggactcccgttacaacgaccgacaCATAGCTTcttttcggggggggggggggggggaatatgatgaggatagtaattatgataagacttgaCTGACGTCAACTGACGCCTCACGCAACAAcacctggtcaatgcagatcggaacgccgaccgaggcgcattaacatcctgccaaagctcaattcttcacgccaTGCCAACGCAAAGTCAGACGCTACCCGCCTACCCCCTACAAGCGGGCAGCTTAGGAagtagtaagcttccctataaatactctcTCGTTCATCAGAAAGAGGGGGGAGagacagacacacaaaaacacttcttcatctaaaaccccctccacatctgctaacttgatcgtcggagggttcgggccgagcacctcggctcgacctttgtgcaggtgtgaagccgaaggtcccctccgAACAcgtaggcgaggagttcctgcccggaggagacggctacaccgtcccgatcggacaccgcacccgaccgcctcagcgggctcgaggaacgccctagggagatccccgtcgtctggacccgaaccgagccacgtcggccctgaggccaccgctcaaagttgtttcccacaacagtttcaaacaaatgaTTTGAACTGGTTGAAAAATTAATGATCGATTGAACCGAATTCAATTGAAGTAAACAAAATGGAAAGTGCCTTTGAGGATATTTtgtagaaaagaaaataaaatgagaATATTTTGCTAGAAAACCCAAAAATGGGATTATGGAATTCGCCAAAATTACGACTTGTGTACTCCCGTGCGATACAGCCGAGCAGCATTCACTGATCGCCTGTCTCGTCCCAGACGCGGAACAGTGTTTTCTTCCATGACGTTATCTCTACCGTTATGGTTTGCGTTCCCTGTCTCGAATAGGACACGGTGGCTAAGATTTCCTTTTTCCTCTATATCGTCGGTCGCGGGGGGTGGTTTCGGGTCGGAGGAGCTCGGTCCGAAGCGACAGAGGCAAGGAGAAGAGGAGGTCGATATCGGGATCAGATCCGATCAGCCATGAGCCTCTTCGGCCTCGGAAGGTACCGCTCGGCCCCTTCACGTCTCGATTTCCTCCTCGATCCGAATTAGGTTGCGCAATTTCTTGATTTGTTCTTCCCCTTTTATCTTTTTGTCCTCGCATTTTCCTGCTTCTAGCTGGCAAGGAATTGTGGGTTAGTCGTTGGGATCGTTTTTGGATCGGTGATGATTCTTGATGATTGGAGATCTGATTTTGATCGCTTGGATGCAAGTAGGAAGCCGAATTGCGGTTAGATGCTGTGTGGGTTTGATCAAGAACGCGAAGCGCTGGGTTAGAGTCGCTGAGTATTATC is a window from the Musa acuminata AAA Group cultivar baxijiao chromosome BXJ2-1, Cavendish_Baxijiao_AAA, whole genome shotgun sequence genome containing:
- the LOC135598942 gene encoding growth-regulating factor 5-like, translated to MNSFAAAAAAVGCRPPFTATQWQELEHQALILKYLMAGVPVPPELIIPIRRSFEALPGRYYHPSLSYYSYYGKKPDPEPGRCRRTDGKKWRCSKDAYPGSKYCERHMHRGRNRSRKPVESQTVSPSQTSSSTLTSLSPSGSNAGGTGVGSLRSITLQSIAGPSNAQNSCLGGGASSSRLPMDTDSLGNRYSSGLKPDVDERSFFSEASGTARALGVDSSVDSSWLLMPPQASSFPMSKSQDLSILHSAYSQLQTVQDLGRAKMSSLSRQEQQQHSFFGSEFGSSEPVKHETQFLRPFFDEWPKTRDAWSDLEEDRSNRTSFSTTQLSISIPMAASDFSSTSSRSPNGGSLS